A stretch of the Lolium perenne isolate Kyuss_39 chromosome 3, Kyuss_2.0, whole genome shotgun sequence genome encodes the following:
- the LOC127345308 gene encoding uncharacterized protein, giving the protein MATAAALSCSCSPSPSPSSTLLRRTVSAFHRTPDARARRLRLAPLHVVDDSKEVETAVAGAGSERSETDKLVDGMDFGELCNDFECISSPYVESTARQIARDILEIREDNRALACYAVAVKYKDPLRTFVGREKYKRPLWITEALENPTVTVQEMSMQSTNALTIKWTLRGKPKNPFFSAVGGELIVRVDSQFVLNQISGQVLEHVESWDLSGSSAPAQAYFWFSRRVYSTVEGGKDTIEAAKGLASRLSQNKDENLEVYPDPSGDPTKFFTRPDDLNQDVYQIGLFLAVLYFIVQFLKQTI; this is encoded by the exons atggccaccgccgccgccctctcctgctcctgctccccgTCTCCCTCACCTTCCTCCACGCTGCTCCGGCGAACAGTTTCTGCCTTCCACCGCACACCCGATGCCCGCGCTCGCCGCCTCCGCCTCGCCCCCTTGCACG TCGTGGATGACTCCAAggaggtggagacggcggtggccgGCGCCGGCAGCGAGAGGTCGGAGACGGACAAGCTGGTCGACGGGATGGACTTCGGGGAGCTCTGCAACGACTTCGAGTGCATAAGCAGCCCGTACGTGGAGTCCACGGCGAGGCAGATCGCGCGGGACATCCTCGAGATCCGCGAGGACAACCGCGCCCTCGCCTGCTACGCGGTTGCCGTCAAATACAAG GATCCCCTCCGGACATTTGTTGGGCGTGAGAAGTACAAGAGGCCATTGTGGATCACCGAGGCTCTGGAAAACCCTACAGTG ACAGTCCAGGAAATGTCAATGCAATCCACAAATGCACTTACCATCAAATGGACACTGAGAGGGAAACCCAAGAACCCGTTCTTCTCGGCGGTCGGAGGGGAGTTGATCGTTCGTGTCGACTCCCAGTTCGTCCTGAACCAGATCAGCGGCCAAGTGCTCGAACACGTCGAGTCATGGGACCTCTCTGGCTCATCCGCTCCTGCCCAGGCATACTTCTGGTTCTCCAGGAGGGTTTACTCCACTGTCGAGGGCGGTAAGGATACCATCGAAGCTGCTAAGGGCTTGGCGTCTCGGCTCTCGCAGAACAAAGATGAGAATCTGGAGGTTTATCCGGACCCATCTGGAGATCCCACGAAG TTCTTCACAAGGCCGGATGATTTGAACCAAGACGTGTACCAGATTGGGCTCTTCCTGGCCGTCCTCTACTTCATCGTGCAGTTCCTGAAACAAACTATCTGA